Genomic DNA from Nitrospinota bacterium:
TCCGGCCGGTGGGCCTCGGTGCGCGGGACACGTTGCGGCTGGAGATGCGCTATCCCCTGCATGGGCATGACATAAATGAGACCACCACCCCGCTGGAAGCCGGGCTTGGCTGGATAGTGAAGATGGACAAGGGGGATTTTATCGGCAGGCAGGCTTTGGCGGTCCAGAAGGAAACGGGATTAAAGCGCAAGCTTGTGGGAATAGAGCTTCTGGACAAGGGGATCCCCCGTGAGGGCTATGAAATCGTGAAGAACGGCGAGAAAGTGGGCAAGGTCACAAGCGGCACGCTCAGCCCCACGTTGAACAAGGGGATCGCCCTTTGCTACGTGCCAGCGGAATATGCCGCCGTTGGGACGAGCCTGCAGGTGGACATAAGAGGAAAGCTTTACGAGGCTCAGATCGTCAAGACGCCTTTCGTGCAGTCCCGGGTGAAAAAGACCGTGGTGGCGGTGGAAGAGGTCAAGGCGGAGTAAACGGATTATTTTTAGGAGCTCGGGCGGAATCTGCGATAATCACGCTTTTAAAACCCGAGTTTAACGGCCGGCAAGAAATCAGGGAGGAAAAATGGACTTTCCCAAGGACAGGAAATACACAAAAGATCACGAGTGGATCAAGGTTGAAGGGGGCGTGGGGACTGTGGGAATCACGGACTTCGCCCAGCACGAACTGGGGGACATCGTGTTCGTGGAGCTTCCGCAGGTCGGCCGCACGCTGGCGGCGGGGGAAGCTTTCGGCGTGGCCGAATCGGTGAAGACCGTTTCGGACCTTTACGCGCCGGCGGCCGGCGAAGTGGTGGAGGTGAACACCGCGCTGGAGAACGATTCCGCCCAGGTGAACA
This window encodes:
- the gcvH gene encoding glycine cleavage system protein GcvH, with amino-acid sequence MDFPKDRKYTKDHEWIKVEGGVGTVGITDFAQHELGDIVFVELPQVGRTLAAGEAFGVAESVKTVSDLYAPAAGEVVEVNTALENDSAQVNKSPYGAGWMIKIKVADEASLGKLLSADAYEASLKGGH